In Desulfoferula mesophila, the genomic window CACCCAGCCGCCGCTAGAGTTCCAGTTCCTGGTCGATCATGCGCGAGACGATCCAATCCGCCCCGTGGGCCACGTGCTCCCGAGCCAGGCGGTGGGCCTTGGCCCCGTCCCCGGCCTTGATGGCCGCTATGATGGCCCGGTGATCCTCGGTGGACCACTTGCCCGCGTCCATGTTGGAGATGATGGCCCGGGAGATGCGCTCCACCGTCTCCTGTAGCTCACCCAGCAGGCGCAAAAGCAGGGGCGATCCGGACGCCTCGCAGAGCAGCAGATGGAACTGGCTGTTGAACTCCACCAGCCGCTCCTCGTCCTCCTGGTCCAGGGCCTTCTCGAAATCGTCTACGTTGGCCTCCAGCTTGTCCACCGCCCCCTCGGGGGCCTGGCGCGAGGCCAATTCGGCGGCATATCCCTCCAACGCCGAGCGCACTCCCAGGGCGTCGCTGACCTCCTCGGGCGTGAGGGGCCGCACCTCATAGCCGCCTCGGGGCCGCTTGGAGAGCATGCCCTCCTGCTCCAAACGATGCAGGGCCTCGCGCACCGGGGTGCGGCTGATGCCCAGGTCATGGGCCAGGCGCTCCTCCACCAGGCGGTGCCCCGGCCTTAGCTCGCCGATGACCACCTGGCGCTTGAGATGTTGGGTGACTTCCTGCCCCAGGGAAGGGCGACGGAAGCTGCTGGGGGGTTGTTGGGCCACGTTATGTATCTCCCGCTCGCTTGGACCTAGGATGGCGTATCGTTGCGTATTTCGTATACAACGACAGTAGCCCAGGGAGCCATGTCCGTCAAGCGCTTGGGGCAGCATGGGCCAAGGAATTTCGGGCCATGAAAAATACGGACGGCGCTATATTTCGGGACTCCGGTGGAGGGGCAAGAAACAAAGGCATCTAAGATTAAGGCTATTTATGAGCAATACTGCTATTTATATTGTATTACTTATCTTTTCTATGGCCTCGGTGGCCAACTCGGCTACGGTGGCGCGGCGCAGTTCGCCACTGTCCCAAAGTTCGACCACGGCGGTGTCCTCGGCCATCCGGCCCAGCGGTTCCAGGGCTTCAGCATCGCCCAGCCAACCCAGGGCCCAGGCCGCCATGCCCCGCACCGCCGGGTCGGGCCACTCCAGCAGTTGCGCCAGGCGCTCCAGGGCGCAGCAGCCCCGGGCCAGCTCGGGATGCACCGAGGCCAGGCGCCCCACCCCCCACACCGCGCCGCTGAGCAGGGGGCCGAATTCGATGAAGTTGCCCTGGGGCCAGATGTAGGAGGTCAGCAGGTTGGCGTATTCCCGGGCCAGCTCCGGGGAGTTGGCCGAGATCTCGCCCAGGGCTTCGGCCACCCCCCAGGGCACCGCCCCGCTCTCTTCGTTGAGGCACCACAACAAGCGGCGCACGAACTCGCGGGCCGGTTCAAGATCACGGGCGGCCAAGCCCCGGACCACCTGGCCCAGGGCCGTGACCGCCCGCCATTTCATGATGGGTTGCGCGGCCGGCAATCCGGCCTGCAATTGCTTTAACGTCGGCTCGGGCGGCAGGCTGGTCAGCTCTTGCAAGGAGGCCGCGAAGTCCTCGGCCTCCAGAAGCTGGCGCACCCGCCGCCGCGTAACCCCCTGCCCGGCCATGGCCGCTGGGCTAGGGGGTGCAGTGGATGGCCCGGCAAGAGGGCGGCAGATTCGCCGCCGCCACCGCCTGGCCTATCTTTTGTCCCAGTTCGCGGCAGGGCTTGAGGCTGTCGTGATTGGGAGCCCACTGCACCCGCACCGGATCGGCGATCAGCTCCAGGTTCATCTCCTGCAGCTGGGCCGCGATCATCTTGGGGGCCTCTCCGCTCCACCCGTAGGAGCCGAAGGTGGCGCAGATCTTGTCCGTGGGCTTGAGCCCGCGCATGTAGTGCAGCACGTCGGCCATGCGGGGCAGCATGCCGTTGTTCAAGGTGGGCGAGCCGAAGACCAGGGCCTTGGCGTCCAATACCTCGGTCATCACCTCGCTGCGGTGGGTGTTGCACAGGTTCATCATCTGCACCGAGACGCCCGAGTCCAGGATGCCGTCGTAGATGGCCTTGGCCATGGCCTCGGTGCTGTGCCACATGGTGTCGTAGA contains:
- a CDS encoding GntR family transcriptional regulator; this translates as MAQQPPSSFRRPSLGQEVTQHLKRQVVIGELRPGHRLVEERLAHDLGISRTPVREALHRLEQEGMLSKRPRGGYEVRPLTPEEVSDALGVRSALEGYAAELASRQAPEGAVDKLEANVDDFEKALDQEDEERLVEFNSQFHLLLCEASGSPLLLRLLGELQETVERISRAIISNMDAGKWSTEDHRAIIAAIKAGDGAKAHRLAREHVAHGADWIVSRMIDQELEL
- a CDS encoding DVU0298 family protein — translated: MRQLLEAEDFAASLQELTSLPPEPTLKQLQAGLPAAQPIMKWRAVTALGQVVRGLAARDLEPAREFVRRLLWCLNEESGAVPWGVAEALGEISANSPELAREYANLLTSYIWPQGNFIEFGPLLSGAVWGVGRLASVHPELARGCCALERLAQLLEWPDPAVRGMAAWALGWLGDAEALEPLGRMAEDTAVVELWDSGELRRATVAELATEAIEKISNTI